A window of Danaus plexippus chromosome 10, MEX_DaPlex, whole genome shotgun sequence genomic DNA:
CCCACACGTGTAACAGCAAACAGTTAGATTGTCTTGACCACGTGTAGAAGTAGAGCTTGATTGATCCTGGATCTTCGCAGTGTTGATATCTTCCTTTCGCTTTCTACAGTCAGCTTGTCTATGACCAGACACTCCACACCAATGGCATTTTCCAGGAAATTTCGAGTCAATCCGTGACCGCTTTACGTCAGGCTCTTGATTTCCATTATTAACATCTGACCGTCGCTTCAGTGATATACCACCTAGAACCCGAAATAATTGAGCGCGAGTAGCAATCACATGTGTAGTCAATTCTCTTCGTATAACATAGTCTTTTTGACATAACACCGATATTACGAATCCTGTAATAACTTCCTCAGGGAATTCAACTTTTGGTATGCGCTCGATCAAGTTCCATAAACGCAGTGCTGACTCTGGCGCGGTTTCTTTAGAaccaatttgaaattttaaaatatcatcgaAATGGTCTTGTATGAATATAGGCTTAGCGAATCTTGCTAACAAAGTATCTTTAACAGTACTCCATTTTAGCTCTTGGAGGTTTATTTTGGTTAAGAAAGTCGCAGCGTGACCCTTAAGCGCTTTGGTAAGTGCTATAAGCAATTCCACACCCTCAAGACGCTTTTCTTGCACTATGATTTCGGTGACATTACACCAACCTTCAACGTCAGCCTCTGGATCGTTAGGATCAAATTCAATTAGTTTAACAGTATTCCCAGCGGTAGATGGTTGTGACATTGCCATAATACGGGATAACATATACTCCATATTCGAGAGCAGTCTTGTCGCCGCGGGGCCATCCGCAGATTTTATGTTTTCCGATTGATGTTCGTtcgatcccacttctgatataACGTCAGGATTGTCCATATCACAACTACCCACATTATTATCCATCTTATATTATGTGGGTATTAACAAAAAGTCTCACAAtaattgaaagttatttaattacacttaACAATTCTCGATTCTCAAAATAACAACTTAATAAACTTCCTAATAGCATAAATAATCAGTCAAAGGATAATTAGAACATAAAAGAATAAGGATTGCGTCGGTAACTAGCGATTCGTCGTGAGCGTGGTGCGCGGGCGGCCGCTCATGCGACAAGTGCCGATGGCCGCCCCCCGCTACCCCCTTGTCAACGTTCCGCTAGAATGACAGCCTTCAAAATTGTCATCCTGTTGCCGACGTCAAACACTTAGAACGTCAAATGTCATTAGCTGCGCCgtcatatatgatatttatgttgttatcattttgtttatttacattttcttatttttattcgttttaagGTTAGGAAATGTGAATATTTACAGGTAACGTCATATTTTTCCgctaaacatataaattatttttcattaaatataaattaataatatttcatagataCTTCATACAaacttatattgaattttaaaaaacccGCTCGCATTAATTGGCATTTAACGattataatgacatttaaGAAGTTATTATTGGCAATAAAGCCTTACACAAATTTGGAAAAGTACTCTTGTGACTGCTGGATCGATATTAACCAAACATAGCCACGAACCACCTCAAGGAAACtggtttaatatgaaataaaaccgcATCAAAATCAGTCGATCCTTTTGAGGTCGACGACGCCTCAGACCACAGACGCATCTTTCATAGAATTTTGCGTAGTAatgtattcataattttttatatacatttcaaactagtttaagtttttgtaacaatattattcaatgcATGCCAAACTTCCAGTTGACTGTCATTTGCATTCAGAAGAACGAGAACtatcagaataatatatacatatgacaTATTCttccaatttatttattatattaatgctcCTAGGGTAAATCCTAAACCAAACCATCATaagaataagaataatataatcttgTTGCTTATAGTTACCTAAGTTCCATTTAAGTCCACTGGTTGTGACACTTATACATGGCTCTCCTACTGGTATTAGCGAACACCATGCATTGCCATTCCTACTTGCAAGCGGAATTTCTATGATGTGGTCTCCGGGATGTAGAAGCCAGGATATAGAGTCATCTGACAACATGTACACTCTAGTCTGCGGATGCAGTAACCTGTTTTCCTTAATAAGATGCAGTGTTTGAATGTTTCCCAGTATTTGATCAAGGCGACCTGAATTCTGAGCCATCACAAGGGCATAGTCCATctgaaatattctaaattattacttaatatcatatatgatgatatttatttttggtatatgaaattttgttcCTCTACTTATAAATGCtatgtgaattatttttttatatataaaaatgctcacaagcaatatattattacatcttCAATAGGTCATAGTCCATAAGGTAACATAGAAGAAATTGCACATAAGCGATAAAGTCGCCTTATGTACTTTGGGTGGTATAAAAGATGTGGAGGTACAGTATTGAGTCATAAACACAAGTTACATGAACCCGTTCCCATAGAAAATAACTGATATAGATTTCCATCGAAAGAAGTAATGTACctacatttaacaaaaacgctaaacttgttatttacaaataatattctttattatattttctcacCGTAATAGAAGAAGTTATTTGATGTTAAATTCCTTAGCATGAAATAACAGTGTACATTTATTaagaatgataatttaatacccAGGAATTTTTCTTGTTTCCCATTGTAATcagatatattaaacaatgtagaattcatcaaatacaaaaatgatgTACATTTATCGGGAATGCTTAATAGCaacttatttatagttatatataaattcagtaTGACAATTATtctaacatacatacatacataataattacacaCATAATAGCATGACTAATTTAAATCCTGATGGATAAACAtacactaaaattattttatagtaaacttTTATACTCCGCGCCATCTATTATCAACTATCGGTATTAAACATCAAACCCTGTCATTACTTTCTGAATGATtgataaagaaataaccaAACTTGTTACGTGagaaaaaacatgaaaaattaaaagaaaagatCGCCGGGGCACAActgttgtatggataaaataatatataacgagtgacgttgCTGAATGCTGACTTTGTGAATCTGATACCTGACTGTGTGTACTccaagattcctgataccagaCCAGAATTGAGATCATATTGCTATGCTAACATCGAGGCAatcatatagttttatatatagggtacaaattttaattaagtaatttctattataatatatgtatgtttaaataagtttcGTACTTTTCCTGGAACTATATAACCAACTAGTAAACATCTATGACAAAAGTTAAGTAACTTTACAGCATTTCTAACCTGTACTTTATTCTCTTCACAGTAATTATTCAATTCTATGATAGCCTTTGTAAAATCTGTGAAATCCTGATCAGGTGTGCTTATTATCTGAAAAAAtggaatataaatgtttgataaataaatcagaattaaaaatatcaaatctcAGTAGGGTTCAAGTAGGAAAATGTCAAAAAGATTCATTAACCAGGTGATTAAactaatatgatataaaaaatattatgttattgagTGAAGGGAGTTGAATGCTTTATTGGCGACTCAGGTCATTCATCCACGGAGATCATCTCGGCAACCGAATGTCCGACATAGTCAATGTTTTTGTTCGATAGCCCAGTTATTTGGGgtggatttataaaaaaaaaaattgatattaccattaatttcaattttagggTCGGAAAACGAAACccaagtttaaaaaaaacggttCCGTATCGAAACCCTGAGGTCGCTTCACTCAACTTTCACGGAGAGGTTTTTGTCTAGCGaagtgagaaaaaaatatgaaggtACACCTCCTAGTGACAactaatttttctttaaaaaatgaaccttatttattttaacattcaatattttataaactattatgtatcaaacaataaacataacttAGCCTATAAGACatactattactattattatgcTAAAAAATCTAGCACATGTTAcgttgcatatttttttgtttgtctgataaatattttttcacattctttttttgctttaaatttgaaatgataaattattttgtaagcaatatatattaagacttAAGTATTGTGAGTTAGACATATTACCACTGCAATATGCAGTTAGACAGTCATTGATTGTGGattgatattttctatatatatatatatatatataacaatttacataACGACATACACTATCAGTTTACCTTATTTACCTTACAATGtttgtctttatatttctGCAACATCTCTTCACTTATAGAATCAAAGTCTCCAGTCACAAGATCGGGgcatttcattgatttttgtTCATCGTGTGATAAATGATTCAAAAACTTATCCCAATGTGAGGTTCCACCATCAACAGTTATTCTCAATGATGCTGGAgtagaattaaaatactactaataatattatacataaatactataaattgtaaaactctattatagtataatttaacaaattattaaatcaaaatcatatcattatcatgacaaaataaaaattttataatcataatggAATGgaatcctttaaaaaaaaatcatcatagTAAATGAGAACTAAAATACAATGACCACATTTaactttactttataatataagtaagtatgccattaaaaaagtttttatatataaatataaatgtaaatttaaataattaaatgttttaatagtttaaaaaagttgataaattgcgtcatatattaaaatacatcctATACTTGTCCTTGGTAAATCGAATATCAAAAAAAGTGTtactgataaattttattaaaataatataaaggtcATGTATGATAAAGATTTGAATGACAAAGCTGAAGTTTATAtgacttaataaaaacaaataataatattgatattatgcactttataatatatatgatatgtgTGCAGTACCAAGAGCAAAATTTCAAGCTTGATTTAACATTGTAGGAaccaattatgatttctttttcatgctcattagaattaaatgagaaataaaatatatgccatttatttttctaatggTTTAACAATCAAGATaagaacaaaaatgtttttaaaactataccgacatacaaatatttgagtCAATCCAACACAAAGAGTAAATGACCTTAATATAACTGATGGATTTTATTGACACAACTACATACCAACTAATttagatttcaaataaatgatatcaTGGGTGAATCAATTAAAccattctttaatatttgtatcaaaacttaagtaaacaaacatacaaccCATCaccttcaatataaaaatgtagctaataattaaatataagcattttactatattaatagtaatacaacaaaatttgAGTTGAATAAAGACTTACCTTCATTCCAAAATTGTTTAATGATGTCTTTCTTCTGTGTTATTCTACAATTCAGTATTAATATTgcatatttcttattttcctgtacattaagtattttatttacattccaTTTCCAgcattttatgatattatttgataaaccGCTATGATTTTCTGACAcctataaagaaattaaagtattatatctTAATCTTTTAACCAGACCAATTtacaactaaaataattagttatttacctacttatatatgataaacaaACCTTAGTCAATGCTAAATTCCTAGTCATTAtcctatttaaatttgacaatATATTGTTTGAGTCCAACctgaagataaaatatttatttataaaactttttttaagatccattatttaacattttagaagttgaaatcaaatttctgaatctttttttttttcattatataggctaaaatttaaaataattaaaattgcagattttgcttatattaaaatattttaaattattatactgcaaatactatttttaagtgcgttaaaaataaacctatAAGTCCATGTAATTGGTAACTgtcttatttacaattttgtaaaatctTCATATTTACACacaaaatgattatattactatGAAGGCCAGTATTAAGAAGCTAATTAAAATGTCTAGAGGTACAATTtgcaaaaaatacattaatttcattttaatatgttgtaatattatgttaattaattaattaattattatgttctaTGTAActatgacattaaaattatttagatgcAATTtagttatatcttttttatattacttttacgaTAGCTTCTATCAATATTTTTcgctaaaaatattgacaattaATTTCTAATGTCTATATTAGTTTGcataataaatctataaaagtattgaatacagacataaaaaaattaataacctttttatataacaattaaattaattttgatttcaataatacaaaataatatagtctTAAAACTGGAAGCgatacacacatataataataatattataaattttaaaacaattaaaattttaaaataattaaaaaaaaataggttatAGAAAACCTCTGCACATTTaccacataaaataataaagagatGGCACCTGTAACTTTTTTCATACgccgataaatatttatacagtaaTAAATATCGTGAATACGAGTGTTTATCAAACATGGACTTGCAAAACATTTTGTGCAACTTCTACTATTAGTTTTGAATTAGTTTGACAGAacgtatataatgttatattatattatatataactttttctgAAAGGAACAAAACTAGGTTTCTcttaaacaacattaaaattgtaaatacgAAAAGCAACCAGTAAAGTAAAGTTGAGtttcgatattttattttaaagacaaagTTCAGAAtagaatatgtattttttattcataaaataaataaaaatatatttatccatttaaaataagcttttgcatatattttcaaatgaactgaaacaaaaacaaaaaggattttaaaataaaaaataatagaaaacaataaaaattgcaaaaaaccAATATTATTAGAGTATCATGTATAATACGGATATTCTTAAGCTATAACATAAaatccttaattttttatgttgctTAAATTCTAAGTGAACatgtaaatgttaatattttggaCTTCTGTTACTGTTTAAGATTTTCTTGTAGCAATAGcaatttattgttacataaaatattgtgaataacaattttactGATATAAACAACTAGAACACAAAAAAccagtgttaaatattttccattacTTTTAGGTTTCgcgtatttgttatatttgatattgtttttctttattttataataatgtaggCA
This region includes:
- the LOC116766938 gene encoding thiamin pyrophosphokinase 1 isoform X1; this translates as MFCKSMFDKHSYSRYLLLYKYLSAYEKSYRLDSNNILSNLNRIMTRNLALTKVSENHSGLSNNIIKCWKWNVNKILNVQENKKYAILILNCRITQKKDIIKQFWNEASLRITVDGGTSHWDKFLNHLSHDEQKSMKCPDLVTGDFDSISEEMLQKYKDKHCKVNKIISTPDQDFTDFTKAIIELNNYCEENKVQMDYALVMAQNSGRLDQILGNIQTLHLIKENRLLHPQTRVYMLSDDSISWLLHPGDHIIEIPLASRNGNAWCSLIPVGEPCISVTTSGLKWNLDNQKLNFGGLISTSNTFDGSDQVKVKCSHTLLWSMEIPTLM
- the LOC116766938 gene encoding thiamin pyrophosphokinase 1 isoform X2 encodes the protein MFCKSMFDKHSYSRYLLLYKYLSAYEKSYRLDSNNILSNLNRIMTRNLALTKVSENHSGLSNNIIKCWKWNVNKILNVQENKKYAILILNCRITQKKDIIKQFWNEASLRITVDGGTSHWDKFLNHLSHDEQKSMKCPDLVTGDFDSISEEMLQKYKDKHCKIISTPDQDFTDFTKAIIELNNYCEENKVQMDYALVMAQNSGRLDQILGNIQTLHLIKENRLLHPQTRVYMLSDDSISWLLHPGDHIIEIPLASRNGNAWCSLIPVGEPCISVTTSGLKWNLDNQKLNFGGLISTSNTFDGSDQVKVKCSHTLLWSMEIPTLM
- the LOC116766938 gene encoding thiamin pyrophosphokinase 1 isoform X3, with protein sequence MWLDSNNILSNLNRIMTRNLALTKVSENHSGLSNNIIKCWKWNVNKILNVQENKKYAILILNCRITQKKDIIKQFWNEASLRITVDGGTSHWDKFLNHLSHDEQKSMKCPDLVTGDFDSISEEMLQKYKDKHCKVNKIISTPDQDFTDFTKAIIELNNYCEENKVQMDYALVMAQNSGRLDQILGNIQTLHLIKENRLLHPQTRVYMLSDDSISWLLHPGDHIIEIPLASRNGNAWCSLIPVGEPCISVTTSGLKWNLDNQKLNFGGLISTSNTFDGSDQVKVKCSHTLLWSMEIPTLM